The following proteins are encoded in a genomic region of Salminus brasiliensis chromosome 25, fSalBra1.hap2, whole genome shotgun sequence:
- the tppp3 gene encoding tubulin polymerization-promoting protein family member 3: MAESTDMEQLLSAFKRFAVHGDTKATGKEMNGKNWAKLCKDCKVIDGKNVTSTDVDIVFTKVKGKSSRVITYEEFQKALEDLAPKRFKGQSKEEALQSIHKLIEGKEPTNVGVTRVAKTAAVDRLTDTSKYTGSHKERFDESGKGKGKSGREEIVENTGYVAAYKNAGTYDEKTKAK; the protein is encoded by the exons ATGGCGGAGAGCACTGACATGGAGCAGCTGCTAAGCGCCTTCAAGAGGTTTGCAGTCCATGGTGACACCAAAGCCACAGGGAAGGAGATGAATGGTAAAAACTGGGCAAAACTCTGTAAAGACTGCAAAGTTATTGATGGCAAAAACGTCACAAGCACCGATGTGGATATTGTCTTCACTAAAGTCAA agGAAAGTCATCTCGGGTCATCACTTATGAGGAGTTCCAGAAGGCTCTGGAGGATCTGGCCCCAAAAAGGTTCAAAGGTCAAAGCAAGGAGGAAGCATTGCAGTCCATTCACAAGCTGATTGAGGGCAAAGAGCCCACCAACGTTGGTGTAACG AGAGTGGCAAAGACTGCAGCGGTGGACAGACTAACAGACACGTCCAAGTACACAGGCTCCCACAAGGAGCGCTTCGACGAGAGCGGGAAAGGCAAAGGCAAGAGCGGGAGAGAGGAGATTGTGGAGAACACGGGCTACGTAGCGGCCTACAAGAATGCAGGAACTTACGACGAGAAGACCAAGGCCAAGTAA